The following proteins are co-located in the Triticum aestivum cultivar Chinese Spring chromosome 1A, IWGSC CS RefSeq v2.1, whole genome shotgun sequence genome:
- the LOC123069388 gene encoding protein MIZU-KUSSEI 1, with translation MRAIAAAKGPHGNDPMSSSRRHFRWPVLGKSGSRGAGAASGDEGYVRGSEAEEEEEEDERAMAFSSACPSFHSEDFVSPPKKPVTGTAAPAQEKQQQRRKVRTAVARLRSALSAAVSGRRRQVGLGARLTGTLYGHRRGHVHLAFQTDPRACPALLLELAAPTGALVREMASGLVRIALECERAKAATGGGDGGGRKLVEETVWRAYVNGKSCGYAVRRECGAADWRVLRALEPVSMGAGVIPAASCGGGEGDVMYMRARFERVVGSRDSEAFYMMNPDSSSSGSGINGGPELSVYLLRV, from the coding sequence ATGAGAGCCATCGCGGCGGCGAAGGGCCCGCACGGGAACGACCCGATGTCGTCCTCCAGGAGGCACTTCAGGTGGCCGGTTCTTGGCAAGAGCGGCAGCCGTGGCGCCGGCGCGGCCAGCGGGGACGAGGGGTATGTGAGGGGctcggaggccgaggaggaggaggaggaggacgagcgcgcCATGGCCTTCTCGTCCGCCTGCCCCTCCTTCCACTCCGAGGACTTCGTGTCCCCTCCCAAGAAGCCGGTGACGGGGACCGCCGCGCCAGCGCAGGAGAAgcagcagcagaggaggaaggtccggacggcggtggcgcggctgcggtCGGCGCTGTCGGCGGCcgtgtcggggcggcggcggcaggtgggGCTCGGCGCGCGGCTCACCGGCACGCTCTACGGCCACCGGCGCGGCCACGTGCACCTGGCGTTCCAGACGGACCCGCGCGCGTGCCCGGCGCTGCTGCTGGAGCTGGCCGCGCCCACGGGGGCCCTGGTGCGCGAGATGGCGTCCGGCCTGGTGCGCATCGCCCTCGAGTGCGAGCGCGCCAAGGCCGCcaccgggggcggcgacgggggcgggagGAAGCTGGTGGAGGAGACGGTGTGGCGCGCGTACGTGAACGGGAAGAGCTGCGGGTACGCGGTGCGGCGCGAGTGCGGGGCCGCGGACTGGCGCGTGCTCCGCGCGCTGGAGCCGGTGTCGATGGGCGCCGGGGTGATCCCCgcggcgagctgcggcggcggggagggcgacGTGATGTACATGCGCGCCCGGTTCGAGCGGGTGGTGGGGTCCCGCGACTCGGAGGCCTTCTACATGATGAACCCCGACAGCAGCAGCTCCGGCTCCGGCATCAATGGCGGGCCCGAGCTCAGCGTCTACCTCCTCAGAGTCTGA